One genomic window of Sodaliphilus pleomorphus includes the following:
- a CDS encoding DegT/DnrJ/EryC1/StrS family aminotransferase, protein MENKRVLLCLAHMSGNEMKYIQEAFDTNWVVPLGPNVNAFEDDLKQMCGGGKEIVALSSGTAAVHLALVALGVGRGDEVMCQSFTFCASSHPVVYQGATPVFVDSEPGSWNMDPDLLERAIVDRINKTGKKPKAIIVVYLYGMPARIDEIVAIAGKYDIPLIEDSAEAFGSRFDGKVVGTFGQFGIMSFNGNKMITTSGGGALVCPDVATKNKIMYYATQARQSYPYYQHVDIGYNYRMSNICAGIGRGQMTVLDEHLAHHRMLAKMYAQAFAHCDGIDFHDNPSNRYDSNFWLNTITLAPGVHVKGEDRAYATVVHGAVGGAAGVVMQARDAHTGCEPDKAVEAMRLALDKANIESRPLWKPMHKQPVYKDAPAYVNGVSESLFKRGLCLPSGPMVTRDDAQRVIDTIKSSIE, encoded by the coding sequence ATGGAAAATAAGCGTGTGTTACTGTGCCTGGCTCACATGAGCGGCAACGAAATGAAATACATTCAAGAGGCATTCGACACCAACTGGGTGGTGCCGCTTGGTCCCAATGTGAACGCATTTGAAGACGACTTGAAGCAGATGTGCGGCGGAGGCAAAGAAATAGTGGCCTTGTCGTCGGGCACTGCGGCAGTGCACCTGGCGCTGGTGGCGCTGGGCGTGGGCCGCGGCGATGAGGTGATGTGCCAGTCGTTCACTTTCTGTGCTTCGAGCCACCCCGTGGTCTACCAGGGTGCCACTCCCGTCTTTGTCGACTCTGAGCCTGGGTCGTGGAATATGGACCCCGATCTACTGGAGCGGGCCATCGTCGACCGCATCAACAAGACGGGCAAGAAGCCCAAGGCCATTATCGTGGTCTACCTCTATGGCATGCCGGCCCGCATCGACGAGATTGTGGCCATTGCTGGCAAGTACGACATACCGCTCATCGAGGACAGTGCCGAGGCTTTTGGCTCACGGTTCGACGGCAAGGTGGTGGGCACGTTCGGGCAGTTTGGCATCATGTCGTTCAACGGCAACAAAATGATCACCACCTCGGGTGGTGGCGCACTGGTGTGCCCCGATGTGGCGACCAAAAACAAGATCATGTATTATGCCACCCAGGCCCGTCAAAGCTATCCCTACTATCAGCACGTCGACATAGGCTACAACTACCGCATGAGCAACATATGTGCAGGTATAGGGCGCGGCCAGATGACAGTGCTCGATGAGCACCTGGCCCACCATCGCATGCTGGCCAAGATGTATGCCCAGGCCTTTGCCCACTGCGACGGTATCGATTTTCACGACAACCCAAGCAACCGCTACGACAGCAACTTCTGGCTCAACACCATCACCCTGGCTCCAGGTGTGCACGTCAAGGGCGAGGATCGCGCCTATGCTACTGTGGTGCATGGGGCAGTGGGTGGTGCTGCCGGCGTGGTGATGCAGGCTCGCGATGCCCACACTGGCTGTGAGCCCGACAAAGCCGTCGAGGCAATGCGCCTGGCTCTCGACAAGGCTAATATCGAGAGTCGGCCACTGTGGAAACCTATGCACAAGCAACCAGTCTACAAGGATGCTCCCGCCTATGTGAACGGTGTGAGCGAGTCGTTGTTCAAGCGCGGGTTGTGCCTGCCCAGTGGTCCCATGGTGACGCGCGACGATGCCCAGCGCGTCATCGACACCATCAAGTCGAGCATCGAGTAG
- a CDS encoding GGGtGRT protein — protein sequence MMRKVNYESQDRREKQVLAALNAAGIKDVEEANAICDKYGIDPYKTCEETQQICFENAKWAYVVGAAIALKKGCKNAADAAEAIGLGLQAFCIPGSVADDRKVGLGHGNLAARLLRDETKCFAFLAGHESFAAAEGAIKIAGAANKVRKEPLRVILNGLGKDAAKIISRINGFTYVRTEFDYFTGELKVVEETPYSDGERAKVKCYGADDVREGVAIMWKEGVDVSITGNSTNPTRFQHPVAGTYKKERLAAGKPYFSVASGGGTGRTLHPDNMAAGPASYGMTDTMGRMHSDAQFAGSSSVPAHVEMMGYLGMGNNPMVGCTVAVAVDVAQALAK from the coding sequence ATGATGAGAAAAGTTAACTACGAGTCACAAGACCGTCGCGAGAAGCAAGTGCTCGCTGCACTCAATGCCGCAGGCATCAAAGACGTGGAAGAGGCCAACGCCATCTGCGACAAGTATGGTATCGATCCTTATAAGACTTGCGAAGAGACCCAGCAGATATGCTTTGAGAACGCCAAGTGGGCCTATGTGGTGGGCGCAGCTATCGCGCTCAAGAAAGGCTGCAAGAACGCTGCCGACGCTGCCGAGGCCATTGGCCTGGGCCTGCAGGCCTTCTGCATTCCTGGCTCGGTGGCCGACGACCGCAAGGTGGGCCTGGGCCACGGCAACCTGGCTGCACGCCTGCTGCGCGACGAGACCAAGTGCTTTGCCTTCCTGGCCGGCCACGAGTCGTTTGCCGCTGCCGAGGGTGCCATCAAGATTGCCGGCGCTGCCAACAAGGTGCGCAAAGAGCCCCTGCGCGTGATACTGAACGGCCTGGGCAAGGATGCCGCCAAGATCATAAGCCGCATCAACGGTTTCACCTATGTGCGCACCGAGTTTGACTACTTCACCGGCGAGCTCAAGGTGGTGGAAGAGACTCCCTACAGCGACGGCGAGCGTGCCAAGGTGAAATGCTATGGCGCCGACGACGTGCGCGAGGGCGTAGCCATCATGTGGAAAGAGGGCGTCGACGTGTCGATCACCGGCAACTCGACCAACCCTACCCGCTTCCAGCACCCCGTGGCAGGCACCTACAAGAAGGAGCGCCTGGCAGCAGGCAAGCCCTACTTCAGCGTGGCATCGGGCGGCGGCACAGGCCGCACACTGCACCCCGACAACATGGCTGCCGGCCCGGCTTCCTATGGCATGACCGACACCATGGGCCGCATGCACAGCGACGCCCAGTTTGCCGGCTCGAGCTCGGTTCCGGCCCACGTTGAGATGATGGGCTACCTGGGCATGGGCAACAACCCCATGGTGGGCTGCACCGTGGCCGTGGCCGTCGACGTGGCTCAAGCGCTCGCAAAATAA
- a CDS encoding glycosyltransferase family A protein: MKTLTVFTPAYNRAHTLGRTYDSLCRQTCKDFKWLIVDDGSTDGTRQLVNGWIADDKIEIIYIYQENQGMHGAHNTAYKHIDTELNTCIDSDDWMPDDAVEKIVSFWKKSGSEKYAGIVGLDITEDEHVIGSAFPKDMKETTLQGFYESGGSGDKKLVYRTAIINQYPDYPIFPGEKYVGLAYKYMLIDQDWKLLTLNKPLVIVEYQPDGSSFSMYKQYWSNPRGFAFFRKTEMLTTHKLKRQFIVCAHYVSSCMISKNWKFVSESPKKLMTILAIPAGIMLFLLIRHKVKSDKQMKFKK; the protein is encoded by the coding sequence ATGAAAACGTTGACCGTCTTCACCCCTGCCTACAACCGCGCCCACACCCTGGGCCGCACCTATGATAGCCTGTGCCGCCAAACGTGCAAAGACTTCAAGTGGCTCATCGTGGACGACGGCAGCACCGACGGCACCCGTCAGCTGGTGAATGGTTGGATTGCCGATGATAAAATCGAGATCATCTACATTTACCAAGAAAACCAAGGCATGCACGGTGCTCACAACACCGCTTACAAGCACATAGACACTGAGCTGAATACTTGCATTGACAGCGACGACTGGATGCCAGATGATGCCGTCGAGAAAATCGTGAGTTTTTGGAAGAAAAGTGGCAGTGAAAAATATGCTGGCATCGTTGGGCTTGATATAACCGAAGATGAGCACGTCATCGGTAGTGCTTTCCCTAAAGATATGAAGGAAACCACTTTGCAGGGCTTTTATGAATCTGGGGGTAGTGGTGATAAAAAATTGGTGTATCGTACTGCAATTATCAATCAATATCCTGATTATCCAATTTTCCCTGGAGAAAAATATGTGGGGTTGGCCTATAAGTACATGCTTATCGACCAAGATTGGAAACTGTTAACGTTAAATAAACCCTTGGTTATCGTGGAGTATCAGCCAGATGGTTCAAGTTTTAGCATGTATAAGCAGTACTGGAGCAATCCCCGCGGTTTTGCTTTCTTTCGCAAAACCGAAATGCTCACAACTCACAAATTAAAACGACAATTCATCGTGTGTGCTCATTACGTTTCCAGCTGCATGATTAGCAAGAATTGGAAATTTGTTAGTGAAAGTCCTAAGAAACTTATGACTATACTCGCTATTCCTGCTGGAATTATGTTGTTTTTATTAATTCGGCATAAGGTTAAGTCAGATAAACAAATGAAATTTAAAAAGTAG
- a CDS encoding iron-sulfur cluster assembly scaffold protein, with protein sequence MVYSQEVQNMCCVAKGANHPSAPIPEEGKWVRSKEIKDVSGFSHGIGWCAPQQGACKLSLNVKEGVIEECLIETIGCSGMTHSAAMAAEILPGKTILEALNTDLVCDAINTAMRELFLQIVYGRTQSAFSEGGLVVGASLEDLGKGLRSQVGTMFGTKAKGVRYLEMTEGYVTRMALDKNNEVIGYEFLSLGKFTDALKKGKTPEEALAGAKGHYGRFENAAKYIDPRKE encoded by the coding sequence ATGGTTTATTCACAAGAAGTACAGAACATGTGCTGCGTAGCTAAGGGTGCTAACCACCCTTCTGCTCCAATTCCAGAGGAGGGAAAATGGGTTAGGTCGAAAGAAATAAAAGACGTTTCGGGCTTCTCTCACGGCATCGGGTGGTGCGCTCCTCAGCAAGGAGCCTGCAAGCTCTCGCTCAACGTGAAAGAGGGCGTGATCGAGGAGTGTCTGATCGAGACCATAGGCTGCTCGGGCATGACCCACAGTGCTGCCATGGCTGCCGAGATACTGCCTGGCAAGACCATACTCGAGGCGCTCAACACCGACCTGGTGTGCGATGCCATCAACACGGCAATGCGCGAGCTCTTCTTGCAGATTGTGTATGGCCGCACCCAGTCGGCCTTCTCCGAGGGCGGCCTGGTCGTGGGCGCATCGCTCGAAGACCTGGGCAAGGGCCTGCGCAGCCAGGTGGGCACCATGTTTGGCACCAAGGCCAAGGGTGTGCGCTATCTTGAGATGACCGAGGGCTACGTGACCCGCATGGCACTCGACAAGAACAACGAGGTGATAGGCTACGAGTTCCTGAGCCTGGGCAAGTTTACCGATGCCTTGAAGAAGGGCAAGACCCCCGAGGAGGCGCTTGCAGGGGCCAAGGGCCACTACGGACGTTTTGAGAATGCAGCTAAATATATTGACCCACGTAAAGAATAA
- a CDS encoding serine acetyltransferase, whose translation MKDIAIFGAGGMGRETACLIDRLNKSGESWNFVGFFDDGLPVGQPISHYGKVLGGIDVLNAWPHDIALSIALGNPDLVFKIKNAIDNPRVSYPNLIDPSFEIVDPETFSIGVGNIILQHCMVSCGTSIGNFNLLNGGVSLRHDVVVGNYNCIMPEVRISGNVEIGDCNFLGVGSIVIQQIKIDNRVHLGAGGVMIRDPKNGYLYVGVPAKAVKPL comes from the coding sequence ATGAAAGATATTGCAATTTTTGGAGCAGGTGGCATGGGAAGGGAAACTGCTTGCCTCATCGACCGATTGAATAAAAGCGGTGAAAGCTGGAATTTCGTTGGTTTTTTCGACGACGGACTTCCTGTTGGCCAGCCAATATCTCACTATGGCAAGGTGCTGGGAGGCATCGATGTCCTCAACGCCTGGCCTCATGATATTGCCCTTTCAATTGCCCTCGGTAATCCTGACCTTGTTTTTAAAATCAAGAACGCCATTGATAACCCTAGAGTATCGTATCCCAACCTCATTGACCCGTCGTTTGAAATCGTTGACCCTGAAACTTTTTCGATAGGCGTGGGCAATATCATCCTGCAGCATTGCATGGTTTCGTGTGGAACTAGTATCGGCAATTTCAACTTGCTCAATGGAGGAGTGTCGTTGCGACATGATGTGGTTGTGGGTAATTACAATTGCATCATGCCCGAGGTGCGCATTTCTGGGAATGTGGAAATCGGAGACTGCAACTTTTTGGGAGTTGGAAGTATCGTGATACAGCAGATTAAAATAGACAATCGTGTCCATTTGGGTGCTGGTGGGGTGATGATACGAGACCCCAAAAATGGCTACCTTTATGTGGGAGTGCCTGCAAAGGCAGTTAAGCCCTTGTGA
- a CDS encoding glycosyltransferase family 4 protein yields MSKSVKLLRATTVPTSLNSFCRGVLKELRQEGYDVVAVSSPGPELQEVEKREGCRTIAVPMQRHISPMSDLKSLWRMTWVMHRERPDIVHSMTPKAGLICMISAWLARVPVRIHTFTGLVWPTATGLKRRLLMFTDWITCACATHVIPEGEGVKADLLNHHITRKPIKVLGFGNVRGVDLDYWKPRATTHVDNEGRGHIFTFVFVGRIVADKGINELVSAFKQLNQERRDTRLLLVGQSEDDLDPVLPATVAEMQSNAAIQVVGPKDDVRPFYEMADALVFPSYREGFPNVVIEAGAMGLPSIVTDINGSREIIEEGVNGTIIPPRDAHALYMAMKRFLNETAWVHAMASRARPMVASRYEQGYVRRCLKDFYAQCIAEKITTEDC; encoded by the coding sequence ATGTCCAAATCTGTAAAACTGCTGCGTGCCACGACGGTGCCCACCTCGCTCAATTCTTTTTGCCGCGGTGTGTTGAAGGAGCTCAGGCAAGAAGGCTACGATGTTGTGGCTGTTTCTAGTCCTGGGCCTGAGTTGCAAGAAGTGGAAAAACGTGAAGGCTGCCGTACCATTGCTGTGCCCATGCAGCGACACATCAGCCCGATGAGCGACTTGAAGTCGCTGTGGCGCATGACTTGGGTTATGCACCGAGAGCGCCCCGACATCGTCCACTCGATGACCCCCAAGGCAGGTTTGATATGCATGATTTCCGCCTGGCTGGCAAGAGTGCCAGTGCGCATCCACACCTTTACCGGGCTGGTGTGGCCCACGGCAACGGGGCTGAAGCGGCGATTACTCATGTTCACCGACTGGATCACTTGTGCTTGCGCCACTCATGTCATTCCCGAGGGCGAAGGCGTTAAAGCCGACTTGCTCAATCACCACATCACTCGCAAGCCCATCAAGGTGCTTGGCTTTGGCAATGTGCGAGGTGTCGATCTTGACTATTGGAAACCGCGTGCCACCACCCACGTCGACAATGAAGGTCGCGGTCACATCTTTACCTTTGTCTTTGTGGGTCGCATTGTGGCTGACAAGGGTATCAACGAGCTGGTGAGTGCATTCAAGCAGCTTAATCAAGAGCGTCGTGACACGCGGCTCCTGCTTGTGGGGCAAAGCGAGGATGACCTCGACCCAGTTTTGCCGGCGACTGTTGCCGAGATGCAAAGCAATGCCGCCATACAAGTAGTGGGACCTAAAGACGATGTGAGACCGTTTTATGAAATGGCCGATGCATTGGTCTTTCCCAGCTACCGTGAGGGTTTCCCAAATGTGGTGATCGAGGCTGGGGCAATGGGCTTGCCCAGTATTGTGACCGACATTAATGGCAGTCGCGAGATTATTGAGGAGGGCGTGAATGGCACTATCATTCCTCCGCGCGATGCCCATGCCCTCTATATGGCGATGAAGCGTTTTCTCAATGAGACGGCTTGGGTGCACGCTATGGCAAGCCGTGCGCGCCCCATGGTGGCCAGCCGCTACGAGCAAGGCTATGTGCGTCGTTGCCTCAAAGACTTCTATGCGCAATGTATAGCCGAGAAAATCACCACCGAAGACTGCTGA
- a CDS encoding glycosyltransferase has product MRILHVITSLRTGGAEHLMVDLLPALRALGNDVELLVFDGTPTPFMQQLEEEGVTIRHLGLGGSPYHPKNIIGLCKYMRRYDVVHTHNTACQFFAPIAKMMTLGGAKLVTTEHNATNRRRGKSIFKLIDRWMYARYSRIICIAQQTYQNLTAHLGTNKNMTVIFNGVWVDSFLHAIKDVAKETEFVVSMIAGFRHQKDQDTLIRAMAQLPGNYSLQLVGDGPRRGELENLIAKLQLGDRVKLLGIRTDIPDILAHSDVVVLSSHWEGLSLSSIEGMASGRPFVASDVDGLREIVKGYGILFPHQDYRALASAIRQLCETPVEYRRVAERCQARAKQYDISLMAKKYNEVYQEICPNL; this is encoded by the coding sequence ATGAGAATTTTGCATGTGATCACTTCGTTGCGCACTGGAGGGGCCGAGCACTTGATGGTCGACTTGCTGCCTGCATTGCGTGCCTTGGGCAATGATGTGGAGTTGTTGGTTTTTGACGGCACGCCCACACCCTTCATGCAGCAACTTGAGGAGGAGGGTGTCACAATACGCCACCTCGGCCTTGGCGGGAGCCCGTATCACCCCAAAAACATAATTGGGCTTTGCAAGTACATGCGACGCTACGATGTCGTCCACACGCACAATACTGCATGTCAGTTCTTCGCACCAATAGCCAAGATGATGACTTTAGGGGGAGCAAAATTGGTCACAACTGAGCACAATGCTACCAATCGCCGCCGAGGTAAATCGATTTTTAAGTTGATAGACCGATGGATGTATGCTCGTTATTCCCGCATTATATGCATAGCCCAACAGACGTATCAAAATTTGACGGCACATCTTGGAACCAATAAAAACATGACTGTCATTTTCAATGGAGTGTGGGTCGACAGTTTTCTTCATGCAATAAAAGATGTTGCCAAAGAAACTGAATTTGTTGTATCCATGATTGCTGGCTTTCGACATCAAAAGGACCAGGACACGCTCATTCGTGCAATGGCACAATTGCCGGGCAACTATAGTCTGCAACTTGTGGGCGACGGGCCCCGTCGTGGCGAGCTTGAAAATCTCATAGCCAAGTTGCAGCTTGGCGATAGGGTGAAACTGCTCGGCATCAGGACCGACATACCCGATATCCTTGCCCATAGCGATGTGGTTGTGCTCTCGTCGCACTGGGAGGGGCTTTCTCTCTCGAGCATCGAGGGTATGGCATCGGGGCGCCCGTTTGTTGCCAGCGATGTCGATGGCTTGCGAGAAATCGTGAAAGGATACGGAATTCTCTTTCCTCATCAAGATTACAGAGCGCTGGCCTCGGCAATTCGGCAACTTTGCGAGACCCCTGTGGAGTATCGCCGTGTGGCCGAGCGTTGCCAGGCAAGAGCAAAGCAATACGACATCAGCCTGATGGCCAAGAAGTACAACGAAGTTTATCAAGAAATATGTCCAAATCTGTAA
- the rpsA gene encoding 30S ribosomal protein S1 yields the protein MSEELKNSPIEDFDWEAFEKGDTQGEKSREELEKTYDKSMGSFKDHEVTEGTVISINKREVVVNIGAKSDGIIPYNEFRYNPDLKVGDTVEVYVESQEDRKGQLVLSHKKARASKSWERVNQALANDEVIKGYIKCRTKGGMIVDVFGIEAFLPGSQIDVKPIRDYDVFVGKTMEFKVVKINQEFKNVVVSHKALIEAELEQQRKEIISHLEKGQVLEGTVKNITPYGVFIDLGGVDGLIHITDLSWGRVNNPADIVQPDQKLNVVILDFDEEKKRIALGLKQLQPHPWDKLDPNLKVGDRVKGKVVVMTDYGAFVEIAPGVEGLIHVSEMSWSQHLRSAQDFMKVGDEVEAQILTLDREERKMSLGIKQLKPDPWENIEEKYPVGSKHTAKVRNFTNFGVFVELEEGVDGLIHISDLSWTKKIKHPSEFTQIGADIDVMVLEIDKENRRLSLSHKQLEENPWDVFETIFKVGSIHEGTITEMLDKGAVISLPYGVEGFATPKHLVKEDGTQAKKDEKLPFKVIEFNKDAKRIILSHSRIFEDKQKDENRKAHKGNKREEEPMINNTIEKTTLGDISQLAELKAKLEKGEQK from the coding sequence ATGAGCGAAGAATTAAAAAATTCTCCAATCGAGGATTTCGATTGGGAAGCCTTTGAAAAAGGCGACACTCAAGGCGAGAAATCTCGCGAAGAACTGGAAAAAACCTACGACAAGTCGATGGGTTCGTTCAAGGACCACGAAGTGACCGAAGGTACTGTCATCTCTATCAACAAGCGCGAGGTGGTGGTTAACATCGGTGCTAAGTCGGACGGCATCATTCCCTACAACGAGTTCCGCTACAATCCCGACCTCAAGGTGGGCGACACCGTAGAAGTCTATGTGGAGTCGCAGGAGGATCGCAAGGGGCAGCTTGTGCTCTCACACAAGAAAGCCCGTGCATCCAAGAGCTGGGAACGCGTTAACCAAGCGCTTGCTAACGACGAAGTCATCAAGGGCTACATCAAGTGCCGCACCAAGGGTGGCATGATTGTAGACGTGTTTGGCATCGAGGCCTTCCTGCCCGGCAGCCAGATCGACGTGAAGCCCATACGCGACTACGATGTCTTCGTTGGCAAAACGATGGAGTTCAAGGTTGTGAAGATCAACCAAGAGTTCAAGAATGTTGTGGTATCGCACAAAGCTCTCATCGAGGCAGAGCTTGAGCAGCAACGCAAAGAAATCATTTCTCATCTCGAGAAAGGCCAAGTGCTCGAGGGCACAGTCAAAAACATCACCCCCTATGGCGTGTTTATCGACCTGGGTGGCGTCGACGGCCTCATTCACATCACCGACCTCTCGTGGGGCCGCGTGAACAACCCTGCCGACATTGTTCAACCCGACCAGAAGCTGAATGTGGTGATTCTCGACTTTGACGAGGAGAAGAAGCGCATAGCACTGGGCCTGAAGCAACTGCAGCCACACCCGTGGGACAAGCTGGATCCCAACTTGAAGGTGGGCGACCGCGTGAAGGGCAAGGTTGTGGTCATGACCGACTACGGTGCATTTGTGGAGATTGCTCCCGGTGTCGAGGGCTTGATCCACGTGAGCGAGATGAGCTGGTCGCAGCACCTGCGCAGCGCTCAAGACTTCATGAAGGTGGGCGACGAGGTAGAGGCCCAAATCCTCACTCTCGACCGCGAGGAGCGCAAGATGTCGCTCGGCATCAAGCAGCTCAAGCCCGATCCATGGGAGAATATCGAAGAGAAATATCCTGTAGGCAGCAAGCACACTGCCAAGGTGCGCAACTTCACCAACTTCGGCGTGTTTGTCGAGCTTGAAGAGGGTGTCGACGGTCTGATTCACATCAGCGACCTGAGCTGGACCAAGAAGATCAAGCACCCGAGCGAGTTCACTCAAATAGGTGCCGACATCGACGTGATGGTTCTGGAGATCGACAAGGAGAACCGCCGCCTGAGCTTGAGCCACAAGCAGCTCGAAGAGAATCCCTGGGATGTGTTTGAGACCATCTTCAAGGTGGGCAGCATCCACGAGGGCACTATCACCGAGATGCTCGACAAGGGCGCAGTCATCAGCCTGCCCTATGGCGTCGAGGGCTTTGCCACTCCCAAGCACCTGGTGAAGGAAGACGGCACTCAGGCCAAGAAAGACGAGAAACTGCCCTTCAAGGTGATTGAGTTCAACAAGGATGCCAAGCGCATCATTCTCTCGCACAGCCGCATCTTCGAAGACAAGCAGAAAGATGAGAACCGCAAGGCTCACAAGGGCAACAAGCGCGAGGAAGAGCCAATGATCAACAACACCATCGAGAAGACCACCCTGGGCGACATCAGCCAGCTGGCTGAGCTCAAGGCCAAGCTCGAGAAGGGTGAGCAGAAGTAA
- a CDS encoding lipocalin family protein gives MKNTLIAITAAIALAATSCGHSGQATRASQPDTLAQDLQDTATLCGTWLATTAASQDSAAGFRLDDGGKASSINNRQVAIEAWSASEHPDSITLIATVQVKKLARRDTMKYAYRFIKPDSLLLYSGGKLWAAYARKKKK, from the coding sequence ATGAAGAATACACTCATCGCCATCACGGCTGCCATTGCCCTCGCAGCGACCTCGTGCGGCCACAGCGGGCAAGCCACACGGGCCAGCCAGCCCGACACCCTCGCCCAAGACTTGCAAGACACGGCCACCTTGTGCGGCACGTGGCTCGCCACGACGGCCGCAAGCCAGGACTCGGCCGCGGGCTTCAGGCTCGACGACGGCGGCAAGGCCTCGAGCATCAACAACCGGCAGGTAGCCATCGAGGCCTGGAGTGCAAGCGAGCACCCCGACTCTATCACGCTGATTGCCACAGTGCAGGTCAAGAAGCTGGCAAGGCGCGACACCATGAAATATGCCTACCGGTTTATAAAGCCCGACAGCCTGCTCCTGTACTCGGGCGGCAAGCTCTGGGCGGCCTACGCGCGAAAGAAAAAGAAATAG
- a CDS encoding sugar transferase gives MYRHFFKRIFDFVLALLALVCLSPLLLVVTVWLHFANKGAGAFFLQERPGLHGKLFKIIKFKTMTDERAADGTLLPDMQRLTRVGRFVRSTSIDELPQLVNVLKGDMALIGPRPLLPQYLPLYSPEQARRHDVRPGITGWAQCHGRNAISWAEKFKLDVWYVDHLSLKTDISVIFTTIKRVFRREGINESGDATMEPFNGNS, from the coding sequence ATGTACAGGCATTTCTTTAAGCGAATATTCGATTTTGTGCTTGCACTCCTGGCCTTGGTGTGCTTGAGCCCGTTGTTGCTTGTCGTGACCGTGTGGCTGCATTTTGCCAACAAGGGGGCTGGCGCTTTTTTTCTTCAGGAGCGGCCTGGCTTGCATGGCAAGCTGTTTAAAATCATCAAGTTCAAGACCATGACCGATGAGCGGGCTGCCGATGGCACATTGCTCCCCGACATGCAGCGCCTCACCCGTGTGGGCCGCTTCGTGCGCTCCACCTCGATCGACGAACTGCCACAGCTCGTCAACGTGCTCAAGGGCGACATGGCCCTTATCGGCCCCCGGCCTCTGCTGCCACAGTACTTGCCGCTCTACAGCCCCGAGCAGGCCCGTCGCCACGACGTGCGCCCAGGCATCACTGGCTGGGCCCAGTGTCACGGCCGTAACGCCATCTCGTGGGCCGAAAAATTCAAGCTCGACGTGTGGTATGTCGATCACCTCTCCCTGAAAACCGATATTAGCGTCATTTTCACTACAATAAAAAGGGTGTTTCGTCGCGAAGGCATCAATGAGAGCGGTGATGCTACAATGGAGCCTTTCAACGGAAACAGTTGA